The following are from one region of the Actinomycetota bacterium genome:
- a CDS encoding PIN domain-containing protein produces MKLLPDASVWVDYLRGRDPSTVAALDSYLERESVFVCGPVVAELLAGTAPAQREEVWLAIGSLPWADLDRTAWRKVGEVASDMRRAGVSVPLTDVVIAIATVRSEAELWTRDRDFERIRQALPTLRLQQ; encoded by the coding sequence GTGAAGCTGCTCCCGGATGCCTCGGTGTGGGTCGACTATCTCCGAGGGCGGGATCCAAGCACGGTCGCTGCGCTCGACTCCTATCTGGAACGCGAGTCAGTGTTCGTGTGCGGCCCGGTGGTCGCTGAGCTGCTGGCGGGCACGGCGCCTGCGCAGCGGGAGGAGGTATGGCTCGCGATCGGCAGCCTGCCGTGGGCAGATCTCGATCGAACGGCCTGGCGGAAGGTCGGAGAGGTCGCCAGCGACATGAGGCGAGCAGGGGTGTCCGTCCCGCTCACGGATGTCGTCATCGCCATCGCCACCGTCCGGTCCGAGGCCGAACTGTGGACACGCGACCGGGACTTCGAGCGGATCCGTCAGGCCCTTCCAACGCTTCGACTCCAACAGTGA
- a CDS encoding type II toxin-antitoxin system VapB family antitoxin has protein sequence MRTTLDIDDELLLALLARNPGASKREAVERAIAEYLSKDASSRTKALQGKLKIEDISEEARRVDRRT, from the coding sequence ATGAGGACCACGCTCGATATCGACGACGAGCTCTTGCTTGCCCTCCTCGCCCGCAACCCCGGCGCGTCGAAGCGTGAAGCCGTAGAGCGGGCAATCGCCGAGTACCTGTCCAAAGATGCGTCATCCAGAACGAAGGCCCTTCAGGGCAAGCTGAAGATCGAGGACATATCCGAGGAGGCTCGGAGGGTGGATCGGCGGACGTGA
- a CDS encoding co-chaperone GroES, giving the protein MPRARAESPAPRPRRRTTRPLDVRLTGDRLVVQVPEDGERRSRSGLLIPATAAVAPRRCVWADVVLVGPDVRQVTSGDRILFLPQAGLEVEMDGQEYLLLRERDVQAVSSKAAGDGKDLRPGQYL; this is encoded by the coding sequence GTGCCCCGAGCTCGCGCTGAATCTCCTGCTCCCCGGCCCCGGCGGCGGACGACGCGTCCCCTCGACGTCCGCCTGACCGGCGATCGCCTGGTGGTCCAGGTGCCCGAGGACGGCGAGCGCCGGTCCCGCAGCGGCCTGCTCATTCCCGCCACCGCCGCGGTGGCGCCCAGGCGATGCGTGTGGGCGGACGTCGTGCTGGTGGGACCGGACGTCCGGCAGGTCACTTCGGGTGACCGGATCCTGTTCCTGCCGCAGGCGGGGCTGGAGGTCGAGATGGACGGGCAGGAGTACCTGCTGCTGAGAGAGCGGGACGTCCAGGCCGTCAGCTCGAAGGCGGCCGGCGACGGCAAGGACCTCCGCCCCGGCCAGTACCTGTGA